The window GTCTACTTCAAGCGTAAAGAGAAACAGACTGTAGCACTATAGACGGAAATTACAAAAGCCTCCGACTGCATGTAACGTGCAGGTGGAGGCTTTTATTGAGAGTAGCCCATCCATTTAACATGGAATTGCAACCGTAAACCATTGCGGCACTTATTGTTATTTCTGCAGATTGTCGCAGGTAAAGCCCTGCTGCGGAAGTGTCCTTCCGGCATCGCCGTACTGCGGATTCATGGCATAGAAATGGGCGATCGTGGAACTCCAGTCCCGCTCCGTCAGGCCCAGATCTTTAAGATACTCCCGGTATGCCGTGTTGTATTCCTGAATGCTGCTCTTCAGGTCCGGGTTGTAGCACTCCTCATGATACACTGCCTCCAGCGGAAGACGCGGCTTCTTGGGCAGCTCTTCACCAGGGTATCCGACGCACAGGCCGACAACCGGAAATACATACTCCGGCAGCTGCAGAAGCTCGATCACACCTGCCGTATTGCGGCGGATTCCCCCGATTGGAATGATGCCGAGGCCCAGGGATTCAGCAGCGGCAACTGCAC of the Paenibacillus pedocola genome contains:
- a CDS encoding NADPH-dependent oxidoreductase, which translates into the protein MLRTLNNHRSFRKYEQRPVEADKLRLIIEAAQSAPSWVNGQQVTVIAVQNEQRKEQLSVLSGNQKHVADAPVFLVFCMDFYRTKLAAELEGQPFETAGDVDALLVGAVDVGIALESAVAAAESLGLGIIPIGGIRRNTAGVIELLQLPEYVFPVVGLCVGYPGEELPKKPRLPLEAVYHEECYNPDLKSSIQEYNTAYREYLKDLGLTERDWSSTIAHFYAMNPQYGDAGRTLPQQGFTCDNLQK